In one window of Fictibacillus phosphorivorans DNA:
- a CDS encoding Cof-type HAD-IIB family hydrolase, giving the protein MNDKIVFFDIDGTLVNDEKKIPDSTKESIAQLKKNGVHVAIATGRGPFMFEPIREELEVDSFVSFNGSYVVFKDEVIHKTPLSREAILKIEEEADKAGHPLVYLDHERATSNADNHEIIKNCTFNLMPSYPVFHPGFYKENEVYQVLLFCQEQHEHVYRDGYKGTFDFIRWHENALDILPTGGSKAKGIQAFMNQMNMKPENVYAFGDALNDIEMLTAAGTGIAMGNGLKEAKDAADYITKSVDEDGIYHGLKHFGLI; this is encoded by the coding sequence ATGAATGACAAGATAGTATTTTTTGATATAGATGGAACGTTAGTAAACGATGAAAAAAAGATTCCTGACAGCACGAAAGAGAGCATTGCACAATTAAAAAAGAATGGCGTACATGTTGCGATCGCTACTGGACGAGGTCCTTTTATGTTTGAACCGATTCGAGAAGAACTAGAGGTTGATTCGTTTGTAAGCTTTAACGGCTCTTATGTTGTTTTTAAAGATGAAGTGATCCACAAAACACCGTTATCGAGAGAAGCGATTCTGAAAATAGAAGAAGAAGCAGATAAGGCAGGTCATCCTCTTGTCTACCTTGATCATGAAAGAGCAACAAGTAATGCAGATAATCATGAGATCATTAAGAACTGTACGTTTAACCTCATGCCGAGTTATCCCGTTTTCCACCCAGGATTTTATAAAGAGAACGAGGTATATCAAGTATTATTATTCTGCCAGGAACAACACGAACATGTCTATCGAGATGGATACAAAGGTACGTTTGATTTTATCCGCTGGCATGAAAATGCATTAGACATATTACCTACTGGTGGTTCAAAAGCAAAAGGAATTCAAGCGTTTATGAACCAGATGAACATGAAGCCCGAGAACGTATACGCTTTTGGTGATGCATTAAACGATATTGAGATGCTTACAGCAGCAGGAACAGGAATTGCGATGGGTAACGGATTAAAAGAAGCAAAAGACGCTGCAGACTATATCACTAAATCAGTAGATGAAGATGGTATCTATCACGGACTTAAGCATTTTGGATTGATCTAA